One Epinephelus lanceolatus isolate andai-2023 chromosome 10, ASM4190304v1, whole genome shotgun sequence genomic region harbors:
- the LOC117265284 gene encoding uncharacterized protein C18orf19 homolog B-like, whose product MIMQRILTHGTLRRVAAARQLLVGVSISEPPVAFCCCTLRLSPPAPTGRLWLSTSASSKAAHQPKHQPPQDEPQSSSTPQTQEVKKGEARPDIGEVDPLQDKSIGLVQRFKRTFKQYGKVLIPVHLVTSSLWFGTFYYAAMKGVNVVPFLEMIGLPESLVGLLRDSSSGYALTAYAMYKIATPARYTVTLGGTSLSVQYLRKHGYLSTPPPVTEYIQDKMEETKEKLTEKMEETKERFSEKMEETKERISGKMEETKDKLSEKLQETKERVSEGKAFFRKKNE is encoded by the exons ATGATAATGCAGCGCATCTTGACTCATGGCACACTGCGGCGGGTGGCAGCAGCACGTCAGTTACTGGTGGGTGTCTCGATCTCTGAGCCACCGGTAGCATTTTGTTGCTGTACCCTCCGCCTGTCACCGCCAGCACCCACAGGCCGGCTCTGGCTTTCAACCTCAGCGTCCAGCAAGGCAGCACATCAGCCAAAACACCAGCCGCCACAAGATGAGCCACAGTCCAGCTCCACACCTCAAACACAGGAGGTCAAGAAAGGGGAAGCTAGGCCTGATATTGGAGAGGTGGACCCCCTGCAGGACAAGTCCATCGGTCTGGTCCAGAGGTTTAAGAGGACGTTCAAACAGTATGGGAAGGTTTTGATCCCTGTACATCTCGTGACGTCCTCTTTGTGGTTTGGAACCTTCTATTATGCTGCTATGAA AGGTGTGAATGTAGTGCCCTTCCTGGAGATGATTGGTCTACCAGAGTCACTAGTTGGCCTGTTGAGAGATTCCTCGAGTGGCTACGCTCTGACTGCATACGCCATGTACAAG ATTGCAACCCCTGCTAGATATACGGTGACTCTGGGTGGCACGTCACTATCTGTTCAGTACCTCCGCAAGCACGGCTACTTATCCACACCACCGCCGGTTACAGAATACATCCAGGACAAAATGGAGGAGACAAAGGAGAAACTGACAGAAAAGATGGAGGAGACGAAAGAGAGATTTTCAGAGAAAATGGAGGAAACAAAAGAACGTATCTCTGGGAAAATGGAGGAGACTAAGGACAAGCTTTCTGAGAAACTGCAGGAAACCAAAGAAAGAGTCTCAGAGGGAAAAGCATTttttagaaagaaaaatgaataa